From Caretta caretta isolate rCarCar2 chromosome 9, rCarCar1.hap1, whole genome shotgun sequence, one genomic window encodes:
- the KCNE5 gene encoding potassium voltage-gated channel subfamily E regulatory beta subunit 5, with product MEQKSPAVGGGSWVKASPQHKAARRRGRRRSAACSRLQTPSRAAFIAGKPGQRLPLAMNCSEALRLRTLLSHLLRQLPGGANASRGAAAPAGDDAYLYILLIMIFYGCLAGGLILAYTRSRKRESKHDPYHLYIERDWSGRPEGADQPL from the coding sequence ATGGAGCAGAAGAGCCCCGCGGTGGGCGGGGGAAGCTGGGTTAAAGCCTCCCCGCAGCACAAAGCGGCCAGGCGCCGCGGCAGGAGGCGAAGCGCCGCGTGCAGCCGGCTGCAGACTCCCTCCAGGGCCGCATTCATTGCGGGGAAGCCGGGCCAGCGGCTGCCCCTCGCCATGAACTGCAGCGAGGCGCTGCGCCTGCGGACCCTGCTCAGCCACCTGCTGCGGCAGCTGCCCGGCGGGGCCAACGCCAGCCGCGGGGCCGCCGCGCCGGCGGGGGACGACGCCTACCTCTACATCCTGCTCATCATGATCTTCTACGGCTGCCTGGCGGGCGGGCTGATCCTGGCCTACACCCGCTCCCGCAAGCGCGAGTCCAAGCACGACCCCTACCACCTCTACATCGAGCGCGACTGGAGCGGGCGGCCCGAGGGCGCCGACCAGCCGCTGTGA